The following coding sequences lie in one bacterium genomic window:
- the dnaJ gene encoding molecular chaperone DnaJ: MANDYYSTLGVAKGATADEIKRAFRKLAQQHHPDKGGDPERFKEINEAYQILSNAEKRQQYDQYGHTFEQARSQGGFRGFEGFGDFSNWAEATGVNFEDLFSGVFGGARGRSQQRRGRDLEVRVDLAFSDAVFGATKTLKLERRIACGSCSGSGAEKGTDLESCSSCSGAGRVRQVQQTIFGAFQQVRTCPACEGAGKVAKTKCATCHGSGTQLKEGEVSLEVPAGVEDGTVLEVRGGGEATGHGAPSGDLYVHLRVKPDARFERDGDTIRSRVTITAAQATLGDTVDVVTVDGTVALKVPAGTQPGDHLRLKAKGVPRRGFGRGDHIVTVEVKIPEKLSRTEKRIWEELRDTE; encoded by the coding sequence ATGGCGAACGACTACTACAGCACGCTTGGCGTTGCGAAGGGCGCGACCGCCGACGAGATCAAGCGGGCGTTCCGGAAGCTCGCACAGCAGCACCACCCCGACAAGGGTGGTGATCCTGAGCGTTTCAAGGAGATCAACGAGGCGTACCAGATACTCTCAAATGCAGAGAAGCGGCAGCAGTACGATCAGTACGGTCACACGTTTGAGCAGGCGCGCTCGCAGGGCGGCTTCCGCGGGTTTGAGGGCTTTGGTGATTTCTCCAACTGGGCCGAGGCAACCGGCGTGAACTTTGAGGACCTCTTCTCCGGTGTGTTCGGTGGTGCGCGGGGCCGCAGCCAACAGCGTCGCGGGCGTGATCTCGAGGTGCGCGTGGATCTCGCGTTCAGCGACGCCGTGTTTGGCGCGACAAAAACGTTGAAGCTCGAGCGGCGTATCGCCTGTGGTTCCTGTAGCGGTTCCGGCGCGGAGAAGGGGACCGACCTCGAGAGTTGCTCAAGCTGTTCCGGCGCGGGCCGCGTGCGGCAGGTGCAGCAGACCATCTTTGGCGCATTCCAACAGGTGCGCACGTGTCCGGCGTGCGAGGGTGCGGGCAAGGTAGCCAAGACGAAGTGCGCGACGTGCCATGGAAGCGGCACGCAGCTCAAGGAGGGCGAGGTCTCGCTTGAGGTTCCCGCAGGCGTTGAGGACGGCACCGTGCTCGAAGTGCGCGGCGGCGGCGAGGCCACAGGCCACGGCGCACCATCCGGCGATCTCTATGTACACCTCCGCGTCAAACCGGATGCGCGCTTCGAGCGCGACGGCGACACCATTCGCTCGCGTGTCACCATTACCGCAGCCCAAGCCACACTCGGCGACACCGTGGACGTCGTGACGGTAGATGGCACGGTGGCACTCAAGGTCCCCGCCGGCACCCAACCCGGCGACCACCTCCGTCTCAAGGCGAAGGGCGTTCCAAGGCGCGGCTTCGGTCGCGGCGACCACATCGTGACGGTGGAGGTGAAGATTCCGGAGAAGCTCTCGCGCACGGAGAAGAGGATATGGGAGGAGCTGCGCGATACAGAATGA
- the cysS gene encoding cysteine--tRNA ligase, with product MLSLSNTLTKQIEPFRPLRGRSVRMYSCGPTVYAPAHIGNMRAYLFADVLRRVLLLNGYRVKHVMNITDVGHLTDDADAGEDKLERAAAQQEKTAAELADFYTQAFLRDLTRLNILMPDALPRATEYITEMIALVERLEQRGYTYTTADGVYFDTSKFDAYGQAFGLEKALAGDQAGARVAVGEKRSPHDFALWKLTAPGIKRQQEWESPWGRGFPGWHIECSVMSRALLGQPFDIHTGGIDHVAVHHTNEIAQSVAAYGKPLAAFWLHSAFLTVNGGRMGKSEGNLITVDELIAHGIEPLALRVLVLGAHYRSPLNFTMEALTGAQHSLDHLRAICRDLPKPPARVNAQLNAKVRKWSDAFLTAVNDDLDTPHALALTWEVAKSGRDKTATSACLAYADAVLGLGLSEVIGKQLVVPEEVMALVTARETARIEKDWARADRLRSQMEALGYTLEDTKNGPKVRAVEKGNTMPTSR from the coding sequence ATGCTCTCCCTCTCCAATACCCTCACGAAGCAGATTGAGCCATTCCGGCCGCTCCGCGGTCGGAGTGTTCGCATGTACAGCTGCGGGCCGACGGTGTACGCCCCCGCGCACATCGGGAACATGCGCGCGTACCTTTTTGCCGATGTCCTCCGGCGGGTGCTTCTCCTCAACGGGTATCGCGTGAAGCACGTCATGAACATTACGGACGTGGGGCACCTTACCGACGATGCGGATGCGGGAGAGGACAAGCTCGAGCGCGCGGCGGCGCAGCAGGAGAAGACCGCCGCGGAGCTCGCGGATTTTTACACCCAGGCGTTCCTCCGCGACCTCACGCGCCTCAACATTCTCATGCCGGATGCGTTGCCGCGCGCGACGGAGTACATCACGGAGATGATCGCGCTCGTGGAGCGATTGGAGCAGCGCGGCTACACCTACACGACCGCAGACGGCGTGTACTTTGACACGTCGAAATTTGATGCATACGGTCAAGCGTTTGGTCTGGAGAAGGCACTCGCCGGCGATCAGGCCGGCGCGCGCGTGGCGGTGGGGGAGAAACGCTCACCGCATGACTTCGCGCTCTGGAAGCTCACTGCTCCTGGCATCAAGCGTCAGCAGGAGTGGGAAAGTCCCTGGGGGAGGGGATTTCCGGGTTGGCACATCGAGTGCTCGGTCATGAGCCGCGCGCTCCTCGGACAGCCGTTCGATATCCACACGGGCGGCATTGACCACGTCGCCGTGCACCACACGAACGAGATCGCGCAATCCGTCGCGGCGTATGGGAAGCCCCTCGCGGCGTTCTGGCTCCACAGCGCGTTCCTCACGGTCAACGGCGGCCGCATGGGGAAATCCGAGGGCAACCTCATCACGGTGGATGAGCTCATCGCGCATGGCATCGAGCCGCTCGCGCTCCGCGTCCTCGTCCTCGGTGCACACTACCGGTCCCCGCTCAACTTTACGATGGAGGCGCTCACGGGCGCGCAGCATTCGCTCGATCACCTCCGTGCGATCTGCCGCGATCTGCCCAAACCGCCGGCGCGGGTGAACGCGCAGCTCAACGCGAAGGTGCGCAAGTGGTCGGATGCGTTTCTCACCGCAGTCAACGATGACCTCGACACCCCGCACGCGCTCGCATTGACTTGGGAGGTCGCAAAATCTGGACGCGACAAAACGGCTACGAGCGCGTGCCTTGCCTATGCCGATGCGGTACTCGGGTTGGGACTCTCGGAGGTTATCGGGAAGCAGCTCGTCGTTCCCGAGGAAGTCATGGCGCTCGTCACTGCACGCGAAACCGCGCGCATCGAGAAGGACTGGGCGCGCGCGGATCGGCTCCGGTCGCAAATGGAGGCACTCGGCTACACGCTCGAGGATACAAAAAACGGCCCGAAAGTTCGGGCGGTGGAGAAGGGGAACACGATGCCAACATCGCGCTAG
- a CDS encoding CorA family divalent cation transporter, which produces MPRPTKMKRARTTTWVHVNDVSLRQCLVLRERFPMLDERDLRDVLPPQQRPKYVERDDYRFIVLLLPWFDRERRALTVEEVDIFLLPQTVITMHSGHIPVFGELQAHVVRKDGTVTLPESSDVMLELLERLLDYCAPILVHLQSDIDEQEGRVSEHFHEREISKTAILRRNVVSFNRAFTPDVRVIEHLCAAFGSTNRRDLRERAERVADKTIEIMALLADFSIAIGHIHETQQALVTHRTNRVTTALTVIAVLTFPISMLASIFSIGAGGTPFVDRPEGFWIIASGLATIGVVMFAFFKFRRWF; this is translated from the coding sequence ATGCCTCGACCAACAAAAATGAAACGCGCGCGCACCACCACGTGGGTTCACGTGAACGATGTCTCGCTCCGACAATGTCTCGTGCTGCGGGAACGATTCCCCATGCTCGATGAGCGCGACCTCCGAGACGTACTGCCGCCACAGCAGCGGCCGAAGTACGTCGAGCGCGACGACTACCGCTTCATCGTCCTCCTCCTCCCGTGGTTTGACCGCGAGCGCCGTGCGCTCACCGTCGAGGAGGTGGATATCTTCCTCCTCCCGCAGACGGTCATCACCATGCACAGCGGCCACATCCCCGTGTTCGGCGAACTCCAGGCGCACGTCGTGCGGAAGGATGGTACCGTGACGCTTCCGGAGAGCTCGGATGTCATGCTCGAACTCCTCGAGCGGCTCCTCGACTACTGTGCGCCGATCCTCGTCCACCTCCAGAGTGACATTGACGAGCAGGAGGGGCGGGTCTCCGAGCACTTCCATGAACGCGAGATCTCAAAGACCGCCATCCTCCGCCGCAACGTCGTGTCCTTCAATCGAGCGTTCACGCCAGATGTCCGCGTCATCGAGCATCTCTGCGCCGCGTTCGGGAGCACGAACCGCCGAGACCTCCGCGAGCGCGCCGAACGCGTCGCGGATAAAACGATTGAGATCATGGCGCTCCTCGCCGACTTCTCCATCGCCATTGGTCACATCCATGAGACACAGCAGGCACTCGTCACACACCGCACGAACCGCGTGACGACGGCGCTCACGGTCATTGCCGTCCTCACATTCCCGATCTCCATGCTCGCGTCCATCTTCAGCATCGGCGCGGGTGGGACGCCGTTCGTGGATCGTCCGGAGGGATTCTGGATCATCGCGAGCGGCCTCGCCACGATCGGCGTGGTGATGTTCGCGTTCTTCAAGTTCCGCCGGTGGTTCTAG